The Micromonospora sp. WMMD961 genome has a segment encoding these proteins:
- a CDS encoding demethylmenaquinone methyltransferase: MSRTPQGQRASLDKQPHEVAAMFDGVAERYDLTNTVISLGQDRSWRRATRAALGLRPGERVLDVGAGTGVSTRELAQSGAYAVGVDLSLGMLYAGKRSRPEVPLLAGDALRLPFADASFDAVTISFALRNVNDTDAALRELARVTRPGGRLTVCEFSTPVNPVFRTVYLSYLMRSLPAVARAVSSNPEAYVYLAESVRAWPDQAALAGRVAAAGWGRVAWRNLTGGVVALHRGIRE; the protein is encoded by the coding sequence GTGAGCCGTACTCCGCAGGGCCAGCGAGCCAGCCTGGACAAGCAGCCGCACGAGGTCGCCGCGATGTTCGATGGCGTGGCAGAGCGTTACGACCTGACCAACACGGTGATTTCGCTGGGTCAGGACCGCTCCTGGCGTCGGGCCACCCGGGCGGCGCTCGGATTGCGGCCGGGCGAGCGGGTGCTGGACGTGGGCGCCGGCACCGGCGTCTCGACCCGTGAGCTGGCCCAGTCGGGGGCGTACGCGGTCGGGGTCGACCTGTCGCTGGGCATGCTGTACGCCGGCAAGCGGTCCCGCCCCGAGGTGCCGCTGCTGGCCGGAGACGCGCTGCGACTGCCGTTCGCCGATGCCAGCTTCGACGCGGTGACCATCTCCTTCGCCCTGCGCAACGTCAACGACACCGATGCGGCGCTGCGGGAGTTGGCACGGGTGACCCGGCCGGGCGGGCGGCTGACGGTGTGCGAGTTCAGCACTCCGGTCAACCCGGTCTTCCGGACGGTCTACCTGTCGTACCTGATGCGGTCGCTGCCGGCGGTCGCCCGTGCGGTGTCGAGCAACCCCGAGGCGTACGTCTATCTCGCCGAGTCGGTCCGGGCCTGGCCGGACCAGGCCGCGCTGGCCGGGCGGGTCGCCGCGGCCGGGTGGGGACGGGTGGCGTGGCGCAACCTGACCGGTGGTGTGGTGGCTCTGCACCGGGGCATCCGCGAGTAG
- a CDS encoding cell wall anchor protein, whose protein sequence is MTAFHHSALARAGVVALLAAGGLATVAAPAQAADQADLALVPLSYELAKGVKAAKAKPFKFRVDNSRSTVAAKGVSYTANVSQLDKNMVGVVVPDGCQVKGKTFTCALGDVPAGTSEEFGIPLFSTGGRGDAGTLVVTIKSTTVDPKRGDNKVEHGITVAKPGYDLTSWVQDVQANVVVNGVQGDDPDLRPVRRGETVPLDWAIYNDGSRKATGVFYGLTLPVGVTFAQKPEGCIEQVFQDKQQLFCEDAGAVLKPGEYYTSDVRVTVGDDVTEPVLHEGDLFAYGLDGAAGQAEEEPEVASQAQRKAFTEVDVMDNHTTFEAFVDLTATPTPTPTATPTPTATPTGTPTPTGTATPGTATSPAAGGGGGDGGLPVTGVQAGLIGGIGALILLAGGALLVLSRRRKVVLVAPGDEKSTD, encoded by the coding sequence ATGACAGCGTTCCACCACTCGGCCCTGGCGCGCGCTGGTGTCGTGGCTCTGCTCGCGGCCGGTGGCCTGGCCACCGTGGCCGCCCCCGCGCAGGCCGCCGACCAGGCCGATCTGGCGCTGGTGCCGCTCAGCTACGAGCTGGCCAAGGGTGTCAAGGCGGCCAAGGCCAAGCCGTTCAAGTTCCGGGTCGACAACAGCCGGAGCACGGTCGCCGCCAAGGGTGTCAGCTACACCGCCAACGTCAGCCAGTTGGACAAGAACATGGTCGGCGTCGTGGTGCCGGACGGCTGCCAGGTGAAGGGCAAGACGTTCACCTGCGCGCTCGGCGACGTGCCGGCCGGCACCAGCGAGGAGTTCGGCATCCCGCTGTTCTCCACCGGTGGTCGTGGTGACGCCGGCACGTTGGTGGTCACCATCAAGTCGACCACTGTCGACCCCAAGCGTGGCGACAACAAGGTCGAGCACGGGATCACCGTCGCCAAGCCCGGCTACGACCTGACCAGTTGGGTGCAGGACGTCCAGGCCAACGTCGTGGTGAACGGCGTCCAGGGCGACGATCCCGACCTGCGTCCGGTGCGGCGGGGCGAGACGGTGCCGTTGGACTGGGCGATCTACAACGACGGCAGTCGCAAGGCGACGGGCGTCTTCTACGGTCTGACCCTGCCGGTGGGCGTCACCTTCGCGCAGAAGCCGGAGGGCTGCATCGAGCAGGTGTTCCAGGACAAGCAGCAGCTGTTCTGCGAGGACGCCGGTGCGGTTTTGAAGCCCGGCGAGTACTACACCTCGGACGTCCGGGTGACCGTCGGCGACGACGTGACCGAGCCGGTGCTGCACGAGGGTGACCTCTTCGCGTACGGGCTGGACGGCGCCGCAGGGCAGGCCGAGGAGGAGCCGGAGGTGGCCAGCCAGGCGCAACGCAAGGCGTTCACCGAGGTCGACGTGATGGACAACCACACCACCTTCGAGGCGTTCGTGGACCTGACCGCGACGCCGACGCCCACGCCGACCGCGACTCCCACGCCCACGGCGACGCCGACCGGTACGCCCACGCCGACCGGGACGGCCACCCCGGGCACCGCCACCTCGCCGGCAGCCGGCGGCGGTGGCGGCGACGGCGGGTTGCCGGTGACCGGTGTGCAGGCCGGTCTGATCGGTGGCATCGGCGCGCTCATCCTGCTCGCGGGCGGTGCGCTGCTGGTGCTCTCCCGCCGGCGCAAGGTCGTCCTGGTCGCCCCCGGCGACGAGAAGTCGACCGACTGA
- the mqnC gene encoding cyclic dehypoxanthinyl futalosine synthase: MTVSREIDDILQRGADGGRITPEEALLLYTEAPFHALGEAADAVRRRRYPDNVVTYLIDRNINYTNVCVTACKFCAFYRAPKHKEGWTHPTEEILRRCGEAVELGATQVMLQGGHHPDYGVEYYEDLFSSVKQAYPQLVIHSIGPSEILHMAKVSGVSLDEAIARIKTAGLDSIAGAGAEMLPERPRKAIAPLKESGERWLEVMELAHRQGIESTATMMMGTGETHAERIEHLRMIRDVQDRTRGFRSFIPWTYQPENNHLKGRTQATTLEYLRLVAVARLFFETVPHLQASWLTTGKDVGQLALHMGVDDLGSIMLEENVISSAGARHRSNLHELIGMIRSADRIPAQRDTLYNRLAVHHTPADDPTDERVVSHFSSIALPGGGAGRSLPLVEVN, from the coding sequence GTGACGGTGAGCCGGGAGATCGACGACATCCTGCAGCGTGGCGCGGACGGCGGGCGGATCACGCCCGAGGAGGCGCTGCTGCTCTACACCGAGGCGCCCTTCCACGCGTTGGGCGAGGCGGCGGACGCGGTGCGCCGGCGGCGCTATCCGGACAACGTCGTCACGTACCTGATCGACCGCAACATCAACTACACGAACGTCTGCGTGACGGCGTGCAAGTTCTGCGCGTTCTACCGGGCGCCCAAGCACAAGGAAGGGTGGACCCACCCGACCGAGGAGATCCTGCGCCGGTGCGGCGAGGCGGTCGAGCTGGGCGCTACCCAGGTGATGCTCCAGGGCGGGCACCACCCGGACTACGGCGTGGAGTACTACGAGGACCTGTTCTCCTCGGTCAAGCAGGCGTACCCGCAGTTGGTCATCCACTCGATCGGCCCGAGCGAGATCCTGCACATGGCGAAGGTCTCCGGGGTGAGCCTGGACGAGGCCATCGCCCGGATCAAGACCGCCGGTCTGGACTCGATCGCCGGTGCCGGCGCGGAGATGCTGCCCGAGCGGCCGCGGAAGGCCATCGCGCCGCTCAAGGAGTCGGGCGAGCGCTGGCTGGAGGTCATGGAGCTGGCCCACCGGCAGGGCATCGAGTCGACCGCCACCATGATGATGGGCACCGGCGAGACGCACGCCGAGCGGATCGAGCACCTGCGCATGATCCGGGACGTGCAGGACCGCACCCGGGGTTTCCGGTCCTTCATCCCGTGGACGTACCAGCCGGAGAACAACCACCTCAAGGGCCGCACCCAGGCGACCACGCTGGAATACCTGCGGCTGGTCGCGGTGGCCCGGCTCTTTTTCGAGACCGTGCCGCACCTGCAGGCGTCCTGGCTGACCACCGGCAAGGACGTCGGGCAGCTCGCGTTGCACATGGGTGTGGACGACCTCGGCTCGATCATGCTGGAGGAGAACGTCATCTCCTCCGCCGGTGCGCGGCACCGCTCCAACCTGCACGAGCTGATCGGCATGATCCGCTCGGCAGACCGGATCCCGGCGCAGCGGGACACCCTCTACAACCGGCTCGCCGTGCACCACACGCCGGCCGACGACCCGACCGACGAGCGGGTGGTCTCGCACTTCTCCTCGATCGCGCTGCCCGGCGGCGGTGCGGGCAGGTCCCTGCCGCTGGTCGAGGTCAACTGA